CATTTCACGGTTTCCAGGTCGTCTTCACATCCTGCGTCTCAGCCTCCCCTGGCGTGGTCAGGCTGCTCTATGATTATTTCGTTGTCTTTGACTCAGGCAAAAACGACCAGCCCAGGCCGAGAAAGCTCGGGGACGCCTTCCGGAACCGGCGAGTGGGGCCCGGTGGCTGGGCTAGCTGCTGGGCTGGGCGCACGGCTCCCGGCAGGTGCGTAAAAGCGCCGGGAAATCCTGGACTCCACCTGCACGCCCCTAGGAAATTGCACCATGTATGGGCAGCTACGTCACAGGGGGCGGGCCCGCCGCGGCGCCTGGGGGACGCCCAGTagccccttccctcccccgcccccaagaGGCAGCTGCCCCCAAACAGCGGGACGTGTCGGAGGAGTGGGGGGCAAACGGGCACAGGGCGGCGCGTCTGGAGAGGTGGAGTCGCCGCCAGGGGACCCGCGCCGCCGCGCAACGCCCCACCCCCCATGGTCGCAAGTGGTTCAGCCCGAAAACTTTTCATTCATAAAACCCAGAGACTCCGCGAGGCGCGCGTGAGTCAGAATCCCAGCCGCCGACGCGGACCCCACGAAGCAACCAGCCTAGGGCATGTACCGAGACTTCAGCGAACCCGGCCCGAGCTCCGGAGCCGGCAGCGGGTACGGAGGCCCCGCGCAGCCCCCCGGCGTGGTGCAGGCGGCGACGCAGCAGGTGAGAGCGAGCGGCACACTTAGGGTCCCCCTCTCCGACGGAGGGGGAGTGGACGCGAGGGTGGACCGCGCTAGGGACGCCGGGGTCAGTTCCCGCGCACTCGGGGGCTGGAGCGGAGAACCCATTCGTGTCGCAGATCTAGGGGCCGGGACTTGGGATCCTGAGCGTTCTCGGCAGCCCAGGGGCCAGCTGCGCCCTGCCCGCTGACCCTGCCCGCACGACCTGCCCCCTCGCAGTCCGCATTCTGTCCTTCGGGCCCGAGCATCTTCTTGCTTACCTCGGGAAGAACGTGGGACGTTTTGGGGAGCCCTAGCCCGGAAGGCTTGAAAGACGTCCCCAGGACCCTAGAAACAGCTCAGTTCCTGAACTCCGCAGTCCGGGTCGCGCCTGGGGCAGCAGGCAGCGGGACCCCCCTTGGACCACCGGCTTCGGCCACTAGCCATGTGgatggcctggcccaccccgacGTCCAGCCCCCAGCTGCTTCCTCCACACATCCGAGCTGGCTGCTCGGGGCAGGGGCACCCGCTGTGGACCCCCTTGCGGGCTGAGGTAAATCAGGATTTCGTGGTGCCGGCGCCAGGGCGCGCATGGGTCACGCAGCGGGCAGCTGGCACGCGcgcacccctccacccccagcccccgccACCCGGACTCCCTGCCCGGAACGGCGCCCGCTGCCGGCTGGGGGGACTTGGGCAGCCGCAGGTGCCCATTTCCTGTCGAGGGGCAGCGAGCACGTGTCgccaggggagggaaggagcagcGTCCGTTCCGCCGAGTCACGGCGGCTGAGTCACCCTGGggcgcccctcccttcctggccccGAGTGGCCAGGACCCGGGACAACTGGAGCGGGGACGCCGCCGGCAGTGCCGCGGGCCCGGAACTGGGGTCACTGGGTTGCCGGGCCCGCGGCTGTCCGGACTTGCCTGAGCTTGTGGAGCACCGCGCCTCGCGGTGCCCTAGGCTCCCACACCCAGGGCTTCGTGCGCAGGGCTCCAACCTCGCTTTTCCAGAGCGCGCAACACCCTCATTCCTGCCTGTCCCTCAGATTTCCGGCTGAAAGGGGACACCACGGGTGGCACCTAGAAGTGCATTCGATGGTGCTACCTGGTGTTGGGTGCCAGGGTACCCTGACTTAGGACCCCACGGATGAAAAGATGCACGGTTTGTGCCGTCCAGTTGTTTGCACGCTCTGGTGACTTCCAAGCTGTCAGAGGGTGCAGGTTGGCACCCTGAAATGTTGTCATCTTCAGCTACCATGATAGTACAAACGGGAAATTGTGGCACAAAAGATAAAACAACTAAGTCAGTGGCTGCATGGAGACAGCTTGAGTCACAGCAGTGCCCCTCGCTGGCGGCGCTGGGCACGGGGCTGTCACAGCTGCCCGCCTTGCCTTACCCTGTCTTCCCAGTGCAAGGGGTGGCTGAGGAGCCCAGGCTCCCGCCTAGTCCGCAGGCTGTGGCCAGCTGGCCTCCCGTTTCGTGCTGTGATGTGACTCAACTTTTGTAAAGTGGTTGGCAGCATAGCTGGTGGTTCACACTTAATAAGGGGACAGCAGGCATGGAGACGCTGGTGGCTTGCCCATTGTCTCACAGCTGTGAGTGGAGATTTGCCCTCCGTCAGTGTCTCTGCCTGCCAGGCTGTGAACCAGCCTGTGCACTGGGGGGCCGGGGGCAGTGGGTAGCCTGTCTCCCTGGAACTTTGCAACCCCTCCCATCTCACCTCAGCTCCCTGTTTCTTGCCCTTCAGAAGCTCTACCTGGTGCCAAGCCTCAACACTGTGAGTGGCAGCCAGGAACTGCAGTGGATGGTGCAGCCTCACTTTCTGGGGCCCAGTGGTCACCCCACCAGAcccctggcctacccccagtacCCTCCCCAGCCCAGACCCGGAGTCATCCAGGCCCTGGAGCCGCCCCCCAGAGGTTGGCGCCGGCCCAGTGAACAGGTAAGCAGCGCTGGCTCTAACAGCCCAGGGACACTAGGGGGCGACCGACATGGGGGAAAGAGGGCCCTGTTGCCCAGGGAAGGAAGTGACAGGAGCTCCTGGGAAGCCCCCCTCTCCACATCCCCAGGAGCAACAAAGGTCATTCCTGCCCCTGAGAGAGCTTGCTGGAGAAGGTAGCAGTTCTTGGCATGaagggaagaacattccagatgGAGAGGGGGCAGAGGGCTCAAAAGGGAGGGGTTGGTGAGACCATGTACGGGTGCACGTGAGCAAAGGAGAGGGGCTTCACAGGGTGGGCAGCCGGGAGGGGACAGGAATGTTAGCGGGGAGGCGTCCCTGGGGTTGCCCTCTGCCATGTGTGTGTTCATAGCTTCCACCAAGGGAATGAGGCCACCACAAAGGTGTCCTCTCTCACCTGGGGTCACACAGTAGTGAGAAGGGGGACAGGCCCGGCCCCAGGTTGGTCCCAACTGTACAGTCAGGCCTTGACCCCACTTGTCCCTGGGTAGGTGTCTCTAAGAGATGGCTCTGCTCCCTCCCCTGCCATGTCCGCTACTTGGGGAAAAGCTTGCTCAGAAGGCTGCGTAGAGGCTGGGGTGCAGGTTGGGATGATGAGAAAGGCCATGGACACCCCAAAACAGAGCAAAGGGCCACAGGACCATGAGCAACAGAAGCAGGCAGGGGCAAcccctctctgcttccttcctccctggGTATCCCCAGGTTGGGGCTGGGAAGGGGCCTCATGGGGTGATGGTCTCTACTCACTGGCCTGTCACTCAGCACTGATTGGAGTGCATGGATTCCAATTCCTGCCCTCAAAGCGTACACCAGTTACACTTCCCTGACCATGCTCTAGGGCTCAGTTCCTGGCATGGAAGGTGGGTTAAGAACATGTGTGCTGGAGATCAGTGTTATGGCATAGGGGGTaaggctgccacctgccatgccaacatcccatatagtaCCAGTTCAACTATCAGCTGCTCAgcctctcatccagctgcctgccgggagaaacagaacagcatgaggtggcccaagtgcttgggcccctaccattcATGGGGAAGACCCCGATgaaccctggcttctggctgccttctggcccagccctggccgtgtaGACATCtagagggtgaaccagcaaatggaagacctatctctcccgctctctgtaactcttccaaataaataaatcttattaaaagtGATATACATGTTGAGCTGCACATAGAAGGAGGTGTGGACACACTACTGTGTGACCCCAGGTGAGAGAGGACACCTTTGTGGTGGCCTCATTCCCTTGGTGGAAGCTATGAGCACACACATGGCAGAGGGCAACCCCAGGGACGCCCCTTCCACCCTACCCCGCAACTTCTTCGGTGTGCTGAGCGCCTCACCGCACTCACAGCTCCTGGGGACAGCACTGGTGGTCAAGAGCCAGCAAGAGTGCCCTGTGAAAAGGGGCATGTCCACATCTGGGACCCAGGGGAGGCTTGCTGGAGGCCGGGGTGCCCTAGCTGTGTCCCTGGAAAACAAGGAGGGTTAGGTTTGTGAGCACTGAACTCGGGGTCCAGCGGTGTCCATGGCACAGGTTGTGGCATGGCCAGGGTAAGTTCCAGGCAGCAGTGACCAGGGTCTGCCTCCTTCTCCTGCCCCCAGATCAGCCCAGAGGAAGAGGAGCGTCGCCGAGTGAGACGAGAGAGGAACAAGCTGGCGGCGGCCAAGtgcaggaacaggaggaaggaaCTGACCGACTTCCTACAGGCGGTGAGCTGGCCCATGCCCAGAGCACCCAGGCCCCCCACTCCCCTGAGCTCCCCAAGGATTctggctgcaccccatcctgggcagggcaggagggggcagtCCTCCTGGAAAAAAACTGTCAAAAATGTTTCCCTCACAACCAGGGTACAGTACAGCTGAGCCCCAGCCTGACCAGCAGTCTGCTTCCTTCAGAGCCACCCCAGGCCTGATGGGAGCTGtgcccctgctttcccaagggcTCATGGGACTTGCAGTCCAGCCCTGCTGGAGAAACCCCACCCCCAAGGAGATGCCCTCACTTCTGAGGGGcccccttctttccttctgcaGGAGACAGACAAGCTGGAGGAGGAGAAGTCCGCCCTGCAGCGTGAGATCGAGGAGCTGCAGAAGCAGAAGGAGCGCCTGGAGTTGGTGCTGGAAGCCCACCGCCCCATCTGCAAGATGCCCCAGGGAGCGCAGGAGCAGGACGAGGCGGCCGCAGGCAGCTCGTCCAGTTGCTCCCACAGCCCACCGGCCCCCTCCCGCCCCGTGCCTTGTATGTCCCTTTCCCCGGGGCCTGTGCTGGAACCCGAGGCCCTGCACACCCCTACGCTCATGACCACACCCTCCCTGACTCCCTTCACCCCCAGTCTGGTCTTTACCTATCCCAGCACCCCTGAGCCCTGCGCCTCAGCTCAtcgcaagagcagcagcagcagtggggacCTGTCCTCTGACCCCCTGGGCTCCCCAACCCTCCTGGCTTTATGAGGCAgtccagccccccaccccatcccctggctccacctccctgcaggtgccaccccagccagccagtcagcgtcttctcccccctccccccatgggtCCAGCTGGCCTGGTCCTCCAGATGAAAGTGGGTACAGTGGGTGGAGCTGCCAAAGCTGCCCCTCATCTTTCTAGAGCTGGCTTTTCTAGCACAAC
The sequence above is a segment of the Ochotona princeps isolate mOchPri1 chromosome 4, mOchPri1.hap1, whole genome shotgun sequence genome. Coding sequences within it:
- the FOSL1 gene encoding fos-related antigen 1 isoform X1 codes for the protein MWMAWPTPTSSPQLLPPHIRAGCSGQGHPLWTPLRAEKLYLVPSLNTVSGSQELQWMVQPHFLGPSGHPTRPLAYPQYPPQPRPGVIQALEPPPRGWRRPSEQISPEEEERRRVRRERNKLAAAKCRNRRKELTDFLQAETDKLEEEKSALQREIEELQKQKERLELVLEAHRPICKMPQGAQEQDEAAAGSSSSCSHSPPAPSRPVPCMSLSPGPVLEPEALHTPTLMTTPSLTPFTPSLVFTYPSTPEPCASAHRKSSSSSGDLSSDPLGSPTLLAL
- the FOSL1 gene encoding fos-related antigen 1 isoform X2 is translated as MYRDFSEPGPSSGAGSGYGGPAQPPGVVQAATQQKLYLVPSLNTVSGSQELQWMVQPHFLGPSGHPTRPLAYPQYPPQPRPGVIQALEPPPRGWRRPSEQISPEEEERRRVRRERNKLAAAKCRNRRKELTDFLQAETDKLEEEKSALQREIEELQKQKERLELVLEAHRPICKMPQGAQEQDEAAAGSSSSCSHSPPAPSRPVPCMSLSPGPVLEPEALHTPTLMTTPSLTPFTPSLVFTYPSTPEPCASAHRKSSSSSGDLSSDPLGSPTLLAL